The following coding sequences lie in one Clostridiisalibacter paucivorans DSM 22131 genomic window:
- a CDS encoding aminoacyl-histidine dipeptidase, translated as MGSVLKDLEPKEVLKYFEEITKIPRCSGKEKEMSDHLVYFAKKRNLEVIQDNAMNVIIKKPGTSGYENAPVVIIQGHMDMVCEKTSNSCHDFEKDPLKLQIDGDMLKATDTTLGGDNGIAVAYAVALLDSEDIPHPPLEVLLTTEEETGMGGASQINPEDIEGKILINIDSEEEGVLLVSCAGGMRVSANLPINWHDISEGYIPYTLKVKGLKGGHSGMEINKERGNSNKILGRILSVLDEEMDISLADLKGGSKTNAIPREAEAIILIDKSNENRLKDKVNYLDKIIKNELKTADPNVTIEIERYDGKIDAAFSKDTKKGVIFLLNMIPTGVQTMSMDIEGLVQSSNNLGIVSVSKDEVVFQNAIRSSVKSLKYEIYNRIKIASDMVDAQVDMGSEYPEWQYRKDSYIRDVFERVYEDMYEKKPNVTAIHAGLECGLFAEKLGDVDMISFGPNMYDVHTPQESLSISSVKRTWDYLLGVLKEIK; from the coding sequence ATGGGTAGTGTATTAAAGGATCTAGAACCTAAAGAGGTATTAAAATATTTTGAGGAAATAACAAAGATACCTAGATGTTCAGGAAAAGAAAAAGAGATGAGTGACCATCTAGTATATTTTGCTAAGAAAAGAAACCTTGAAGTAATTCAAGATAATGCAATGAATGTGATTATAAAAAAACCAGGTACATCTGGATATGAAAATGCCCCTGTGGTAATTATACAAGGGCATATGGATATGGTATGTGAAAAGACAAGCAATTCTTGTCATGATTTTGAGAAAGACCCATTGAAATTACAAATAGATGGAGATATGTTAAAGGCTACAGATACTACATTAGGTGGTGACAATGGTATAGCAGTGGCATATGCTGTGGCTTTACTTGATTCAGAAGATATACCCCATCCACCATTGGAAGTACTTCTAACTACAGAAGAGGAAACTGGTATGGGCGGAGCTTCTCAAATTAACCCTGAAGATATAGAGGGAAAAATACTTATAAATATAGATTCAGAAGAAGAAGGTGTTTTATTAGTTAGCTGTGCTGGAGGTATGAGAGTATCGGCTAATCTTCCTATAAATTGGCATGATATTAGCGAAGGTTATATACCTTATACACTTAAGGTCAAAGGACTTAAAGGTGGACATTCAGGTATGGAAATAAACAAGGAAAGGGGAAATAGCAATAAGATTCTTGGTAGGATATTATCTGTATTAGATGAGGAAATGGATATATCGTTAGCAGATTTAAAGGGAGGCTCAAAAACTAATGCCATTCCTAGAGAGGCTGAGGCTATAATTCTTATAGATAAATCAAATGAAAATAGATTGAAGGATAAAGTCAACTATTTAGATAAAATAATAAAAAATGAATTGAAAACAGCAGATCCCAATGTAACCATAGAGATAGAAAGATATGATGGTAAGATTGATGCTGCTTTTAGTAAAGACACTAAAAAAGGAGTTATATTTTTGTTAAATATGATACCTACTGGAGTTCAAACTATGAGTATGGATATTGAAGGATTAGTACAAAGTTCTAATAACTTGGGTATAGTATCTGTATCAAAAGATGAAGTAGTATTTCAAAATGCCATAAGGAGTTCAGTAAAGAGTCTTAAATATGAAATATATAATAGAATAAAAATAGCTAGTGATATGGTAGATGCCCAAGTAGATATGGGATCGGAATATCCAGAATGGCAATATAGAAAGGATTCATACATAAGGGACGTCTTTGAGAGGGTATATGAAGATATGTATGAGAAGAAACCCAATGTTACTGCTATCCACGCAGGATTAGAGTGTGGACTTTTTGCAGAAAAACTGGGAGATGTGGATATGATATCCTTTGGACCCAATATGTATGATGTTCATACACCACAAGAGAGTTTGAGTATTTCATCTGTTAAAAGAACTTGGGACTATTTATTGGGAGTATTGAAAGAGATTAAATAA
- a CDS encoding 4Fe-4S binding protein, whose product MSKKSHMSWSWIFMILFLTLSILDFRFGILGFLCMGAPLYHAIRGRGKIHCAKYCPRGSLLGNFLKSISLNNNLPKGMTKKAFKNGLLIFMITVFSISLIHAGPNFDKIAFSMFRFMTVSLIMGIILGVVFKPRSWCVVCPMGHATGLIKKMKDKSN is encoded by the coding sequence ATGAGTAAGAAGTCACATATGAGTTGGTCATGGATATTCATGATACTATTTTTAACATTATCTATATTGGATTTTAGATTTGGGATATTGGGATTTTTATGTATGGGTGCCCCACTATACCATGCAATAAGGGGAAGGGGGAAGATACATTGTGCAAAATACTGTCCTAGGGGTTCATTATTAGGGAATTTTCTAAAATCTATAAGTCTAAATAATAATTTGCCTAAAGGGATGACTAAAAAGGCCTTTAAAAATGGCTTATTAATATTTATGATTACTGTATTTAGCATTTCTTTAATCCATGCAGGTCCTAATTTTGATAAAATAGCATTTAGTATGTTTAGATTTATGACAGTTTCTCTTATAATGGGTATAATTTTAGGAGTTGTATTTAAGCCTAGAAGCTGGTGTGTAGTTTGTCCCATGGGTCACGCTACAGGGCTAATAAAGAAAATGAAAGATAAATCAAATTGA